From the genome of Meriones unguiculatus strain TT.TT164.6M chromosome 17, Bangor_MerUng_6.1, whole genome shotgun sequence:
gtgTATTTTCGTGTTTTAAGCTAAGGGTTGGAAATACAGCTCAGTTAGTAGCACTCTCACTGAACATGCGCACATCTGCGCTTGGTTCCCAGCGCCAcatggacagggagtggggcGCACATTCTTATTCCTAGCACACTGAGAGTGAGGGCATCTGTAATTCTCTCCCTTAACTAGATGTGCAGGCATCTATACCCCTTCTCTCTCGAGCCTTCACTCACCCTGAGCTCTCTGGGAGGTGATCTCCctactccaggatgttctgtgcattccatccttctcttctcagaccatgttctgtcaggtgctgcctctctctccttcattttcctcccccactACATTCTGTTGATCCTCATCCGGAATTTCAGAATGGTTGTCCCCACTCACTGTTTTCACTTCCCAACTGCTCATTCCCTTGCACTTTGACTCCCAAAGTTCAGAACAATTCGGCGGCAGTGATTGCTTGGGGCAGCAGATGACAGTGTGAGTTTTGGAGCATGTCTATTCCTTTTATGAagactcttaaaaatatattgcaaagaagaaaatacaacattctcCAACTTGCTAACCATTCAGACTTAATATATCTCAGCTGTCAGGAATTCTCTATGTTTAACTTTCCTCCTAACAGAATAGTTTccaataaaaccttttctttgtttcttactctttttattcttcactaaAGAATTGCTATTAGGAACTTAATGTATAATCTCACtcagatttttatatttctactgatggaagatatataagtatttttcaatacttatttttatgtactttcatatttacataaaattatcctttaagGGCTGGTAAGATGACTTGCCAGGTAAAAGTGGTTGCCCTTAActcagacaacctgaattcaaccccaaggtctgcatggtggaaggagagaaccaactcctccaagttgtcctctggctgtcaCAAGCACGCCTTGGCACGCATGCACATAAATCCTTTTAATTATGCTCAGAATCTCCTGAAGCTTGATGCATTCCTTTACATTGTATCTTAATGCCttgccttcagtgaagaaatgagagtccactctcatatactagctgaatttctacatccaaagcttTCTATTATTCTGTCCCACTTGCTCAGAAAAATTTGCATTATACAAATTGCACTTCCAAcaagaatattaattaaatcttattctagattttatataaaacgattgaaattttctttgttcagttttgtttatctcttgcttgtggtgtgttgttttcaacagcttcatcactggcccgggtgtggttccagggtacttctccatagacgtggacaatgtggtccttgtgttaaatggaagagaaaaagcaaagatctcccatgccacccagtggttactttatgcacagaatttaatgcaaacccagaaactgcagcatctggctgttgtcttgcttggaaatgaatactgtgacaatgactggataatgcagttcctcaaaagaaatggaggctttgtggacctacttttcataacatacgacagcccttggattaatggcacagatgttttccagtggcctttaggtgtagcaacgtaagtacaagataagaaaggcatccctcgggtgttctgaacagaacagggaagatggtgttttattttattttatttttaaactcataATGTGAATTtgaatttgtttggaatttgCAAATTTGTTTGTAGATTTTATACAGACTTACATAATTAGTAATGTGCTTGACAATTTGGCATAATAGAATTTATGACTTTAGCCTCCCCATGTGCTATTAAGCAGAAATCCAAATCTAGTCAGTTATCTTTTCCTCTGATACACTGTTATATTTGATTatgaaatatttgcatatttgaaagAAAGTGGTTGATTTAATGCATCACACATGAAGATGGTGTTTTAAATGGCAGTAGGTTCACTGGTGATGAGGCAGGCCTATCTTTCCTACCATCAAAAAGAGTGGCCTAGAGCCTCAGTGGCAATAGTAACTACTTTGttgtattttaccatcttctgaggagaaatgaagagtacttgtttgttctaaaaatgGATATAGGATAAAAATTTAAGCTTAATAGTGCCCTGAAGAGAGGTttagcagagaatgaacaaagGCAGAGCCATAATTCTAGTTTAAACAAATActgttgtggcaatatttttatatactgtatagacttcccttgggtttgtgattggctgacttgatgttaatctcaactgtaaaagcagaggttaattaaatgatagtttaggatcctcaatatataatcatcctccagtttaaaaaaaatggaaaacattttttaaactttctgtggatagatttttaatagtaagagataggctctcagtagtatataaactttctgaggtcaggagttttcttcccagatttaaaatagttctgtagaaatgggctatagaggtggctggggcagttaagaacaattactGCTCATATAGAAAACTCAGATTCAGTTCTAAGCACCCATATTCTGTGTCTCATAGCCATGTGTGATTACAGTTCCAAGGCTCTGAATCcctgttctgaactctgtgggtgcttggctacacatggagacaagcaggcacacaaatatactaatatacacataaatttaaaaaaagtaaattttaaaataatgcttatacacagtaggtactcaCATATTTGTTGAGGAAATGAATCATCTCACTGATAGAATTAAATCCGACATTCGTTATTATGTCACTGGTTACCACCATGTCTGAATTCAGACTGCTTTAGCTGTACAAATGTCACTAGAGAAATGCCAGGGACAGGTATTCCCACCCCTATGTGGACAACATTCCAGGCgaacaggtttaggctgggaccagccttaaaatttcaaaaactttgtaagtacacccaaccttcagaaaaatctatttattgaaaagagCCTGTATTTGTAGAAATGTTTATACTTTTTCCACATTGTATAACATCACCTACTCGCctaatagaagacagaagcatagTCATTTTGGTGTTGCCAACCTCACCCTGTTCCCGATGAGGAGACATTGGGTAGCATCCGGAAACCTTTTGGTTGTCTCAACTGAAGAGGGGGAATTATAACAACTGGTGTCAAGGGGGTAGAGCCCAGGAATGTTATTAAACATGGTGCAGTGTATGGcactctttaaaacaaaaagttatttgacccaaaatgccataataatcttgTGTATAGGATAGACTACAGGCACACATTTATATGCAAACCAGTGCCCATGGAATGAGCCCCCTCTGTAGAATAACAGGTTTGTTGTAAGCAGTGATTAATATATCTTCTAGTAAACTGCTGATAGTCCTAACATCTGTATaacgaaatcaccacatagagactggctttatttagttaacctagaacacagtgctgggcaataattactccatcctaaacatccaagccctcatagtttcctaacatttagatttcccatgttatacttgctttttgtgaaatattatgtccaggccatctccacgtagttccaagatctctcctccagctctctctcctagctctcctctcctcccactgccctctggctcctcccctctttcctgtcctctggctcctttcaGCTCAAtattgtgtctaatttctttattttgggatgtttgcacacagttgagacagtatgcttaaaataagtatcacaaggcaatatccagattgaaaccagacagatgggggggggggaatcagcatttgaatgaacaagggtaaggtgtatacatttcaaaagaatgttataccaacacaggttttattcattgttttattctttggaatttttttgaaattaactctTCAGAGATCATGATTAtaacagtatattttctttttagtggacAAATAGGACTGTTTATGTCTATGGTGTACAATGTGCTTAGAAATCATTGTCCTTAACAGATGGCTTAACAAGCCAAGCTGAGGGGCATCCTACCATATAGTAATTCATTACTTGCttttatagatacagaaagtttCCCGTGGTTGAAGCCAGCTGGTCGATGCTGCATGATGAGAGGCcctacatatgtaattttttaggaactgtctatgaaaactcatcaagacaagcactaatgaacattttgaaacaagatgGAAGTGATAAACTTTGTTGGGTTTCTGCAAGAGAGCAGAAAGTTCAATGTTTGCATGGTTCCTTCCTGTTGCTCTCCAATCCGAATGTCACCTTGTGTACAAATAGGTTTCCAGAGAAACAGTGGTAACTGCTTATTCCAGCCTCCTGTCTAAAGGTACAGTAGTAACTAAAACTTAGgaaactggcttttctccagtctttcccattATAATCAGGaagcaagtattgatggagtaatgaaagtcattttgcaataatttcttttgctattaaataaacacatggagtataaagctgagtggccagggaatggatgcctaaaacatatgcttctagatctagaaatttattttttaattgtgacagAAATTGCCTTCTAGATGGATATCACTAATTActatgaatttaatacaattactgttaatgtaattgtattaaattcatttacTCTGAGTTATCAAACAACTGCCAAATGACAAAAACCATCTTACTCataaaaacagtgaaaacaaaacaaaaacattgcccTCATAGCACTTGTTGGAGGAGACAAGTAAAACAGTGTGTGTCAGGAGATGGTAATGACGTGTGAGAAGAGAATTAAAGACaagaaggccacagagaggactgaggtggagggtagaacatttgttttcaggTAGCGAAGGAGAGCACCAGGTGGAGGGCTATATTATatacaggcctgaagagggcacaagaGTCAGCAGGGTCCATTTAGAGAGGGGAGCCAAGGCAAAGGACATAAGGCAGGGGGGTGCTTACACAGCAGCTGAAGGGCTGGTGAGTGAGAGGTGGTATGAGAGAGCAAAGTCTTACTGGAGGACAAGCACTAATAAAATGGTTCTGGTTGAGCTGAGCTAGAGGTCAGGTAGTACCCTCTGTGCTCCTGCTGCTTCTAGACCATTCTGTCCTTCTGCACCCGGAACCCCAGTTCTCAGTCTCATGCCAGTGTGTATAACTGGAACTCTGTAGCCCTGAGCCTTCACCTTCACCTTACCTCCCTGATTCCTTAAAGACTGGAGCTCCATTGCCCCTCTGGCTGACACCAGTCTTGTCTGAATTCTTGGTGACTTCTAAGTCTAGCCAATCCTTCTATCACCttggtataaggtttctttcctttctcccctttaTAGATCATAGGCTTCGATCAGCCATTTCCTGTTATGGTCATTTCCTAAATGACCACTTGCATTTCACATACCACAAGGTTTCTCCATGACCTGGAATTCTAGCATTTCTGTTGGTAATCATCCTATCTTGCCATTCCAACTCATTCTCTGTAATGGGACTCCACAGTTCAGCTGGAATTTACAACATGGTTTTTACTATGCCCAGATTGTTCTTCCTGTCCCTGTATCAACTTCTGAATTACACAGCTTAAATTCTACAGTCAACCAGCCCTGCATATATGTTCCCCTTTCTAATTCCCCCATCTAGCAAGCCCTACCTGTCTAGTCTCCCCTTCTGCCCACCCCATAGCCATACTCACGCAGCTGTGCATAAGTTTAGACAGTTTGAAAGCTGAAGAACCCATCACTCCTATATTTCCTAAAGTATTCCCCCTTCGTCCTCAAAGACTGCTTTATACCTTCTGTCCTAACCTCTTGACACCTCCTCAGTCTCCCTTTAGAGATTGGAGCTTATTTCACTAAGAGaatacaaatagaaaagaatgccaggctcagcttctgcatgtatgtggcctatatattcattccattctcaagaccacagccagattgattgttaaaatgtttattgcttatgtcgTTCCCTCTTCAGAACACTACAGTTGAGTCTTCTGTAAGCAGACTTCATGGTTTTTGACTGCTCGCCTAAGTTCCCCTacttccaccttgctggcctccctaccagttcttggggcttcagactttctagaaaatgtcctgacttaactgaaagacctaatgcccaccactggataaagcacagctgcatcagagtaagaCAAGAGGACACAGCACTCCGGAAATACGATTGAATGAATAATACCCATTCGAAGATTGATcactggatatttttaaatataaagtaataaaatgttcagattatttccaaatgttcaaaacaaaaaaaaaaactttttttaggTAGTCTtacgtagcacaggctggcctcaaactcggtatttagcccaggatgatgttaaactcctgattcttcctatgcctcccaacttgtagaattagggaattatatacccagtttatggatagatgatgatcaatactaggtctgagttctagcagctgggctatacccacaccccaaaccttaaagaagttttaagaaatgtgtttggcccaacattttcaatgcctctcatatttatcatctctctgatgtgttcacatttttgataaatgacattaaaagatttgcttcaaaaaagatgccataggaaagtaaaaccttacagggatttccttgttgtttgtttaatttcctaggtggcagcctcaggagacaaatgaaagtcttaagaattaccaagatgctttgcttcagagtgacctcactttgtgtcctgtaggagtgaacacagagtgttacagaatatatgaggcctgctcgtttggctccattcctgtggtagaagatgtgatgacagctggccactgtggaaacatgtccagtcaccacagcactcctctgcagttactcaaggccatgggtgccccctttatcttcatcaaggactggaaggagcttcctgccattttagaaaaggagaagactaactttacaagaaaagattcaaagaagaaaaatgttacttcactggtaccaacacttcaaaacagaactaaagtggaaatttactaatattttagaaagctcattttttataaataataaaggttaatcatacctagCTGTAAGTGTGTGTTCCTAAGAGTGAATATGTATAGCACTTGATAAGgtggctccatcaactcagtttcacagaagggaccaaatgttctcctttttggctactgctgtatacaagatcaaagaaatggcgatattttactgaggctTACCTGGCAATATCCTTAAGTGgttaaaggtgcttactgccaaggctgatgagctaAGTTCAGTCCCCCAGAAACTACACGGTAGGGGAGAAGTGAGTCTCATGGGCTGTCATGTGACCGCCcaacagcatgcacacacaaacacatcaaataggtggatagatagattggtggatggatggataggtagacaggtgactcaggttcaattctaccgagatcaagaagccagcatttactgaccGTGCTCAAtgactttaacccactttaggggctggagtgctggctcagtgtttgaaagtgctcactatccttgcatatagcctgagttcagtgcccagtatgcatggcacacactcagccatctgtaagtattgctcagtaggtcctgacatgttcttctgtcttccatgctcacaagtgcatatgacacataaaataaagaactaactgaTAGAGTACTATTTACTAGGGCTGACATCTGGTCATGTCAGTAGCAGGATATATGCTGAACAATGGCTGCAAGGTTAGATAGCATCAATGAACTTAATGGCTCTTctatacaacatggaaattattttaatataattgaaaggtgcctgagtggGTGTTACgtgctttcacaaactgtatcaactctgaggtgatttgtatgtgaattagcaagttgtggctaGTATACAATGTATACagtcccaaaacattgcacttgataacacgttctattttatgtaccgatattagaaattgcaaactttagggaaacagcattatatgttaaaacactggttattgcagtcagaaaaaaaaaacattaaaaacttcagtttccatgaggattTTTCTCAAGCCAACTAACTGGTCATACTCTCTTCTCAGAATGAAAAGCATCTGTGTCCTTAACATAGTAACAAAATAGCCAGCAGGAACAAGtggggaaaggtttattttggctcatagtttctgaCATCTGCAGGGTACCAAGGCCAGAAAGGAGGCAAGAATAGATGTATCCAGGCTAGCAGAACTGTCAGGCATCAACTATTTCCATCATGGCTGACCAGGTAGAAGAACGCCAGActacagagaggtgtgtaaaagtCTCACAGGACCTGCTTTGCCAGCCAGTCCCCTTCTAATGGCTCCACAGCCTTTAGAACAGACTCCATGCTGTGACTAGAGTTCAGGACACTGAGTGTTCATCCTAGGAAGATGGCAGGATAGTGTAAGCATGGAAGGTTAGGAGCCAACAGTTGTCAACTTGGCAATACCTGAGACACCAGGTCATGTTCCTGGAGCTGTTAGCttactgctgcttgctgtcttacAGAAGATGGTTTGATGACACTATCTTAGCTGGTGATTGCTGTGTGTCCCATCAGTCCAGCAGCCAATTACCTTGGATCtcaggatgaaaaaagaaagaaaggattttcagtgtttatctgtaAGAGTGTCAGGTCTATCCCTTTTTGCAGAATTGAATTTGTGATAAAAGGAGGGAATCAGGCAAAATAGATGCTTTGGGGGAGCTTGAggaaatttaaaaggtgatctaaaatcttttacaacgggttctgctgaaatcatgctaaaagttcaatagtactattattcaccgaaatacctttcaaaacttgaccagaccaacagatacagctgtgttcagtcaacataaaacagatacactgaactggataggagaaagagcaggcaacagctctgtacttaactggcacaggagatgaatttctgaacagaacaccaatctcACAGGCACTAGGATAAATGGAACCTCAAGGAACTGTAAATcttctgtaatacaaaggacactatcaattaaagtagcaccctacagaatgcaaaaatatttttaccaactccacacctgatggaggactaatatccaaactatgtaaagaactcaagaaactggataacaaaaaaaaggcaaataatccaattaaaaatggaacgggggctacaggttagtcaaaagatggacacaggcactaaacctctttgcaaaggaacttattctggtcccagttgacaatgtgaccaactgcttgagctccagctaccaactaggtcttcctatatatatcaactatacccttgaattgtggaatacattatgaactctctccttgctttgtcaaaacattttttcatagtaaacaagaaaaggaactaatacggaaaatcggtaatgggagttgggctgttgttacaataccctgaccatgtgattcttaatactttggaagtgatttgcagaagaaatgtgg
Proteins encoded in this window:
- the LOC132648675 gene encoding LOW QUALITY PROTEIN: ribitol-5-phosphate xylosyltransferase 1-like (The sequence of the model RefSeq protein was modified relative to this genomic sequence to represent the inferred CDS: inserted 2 bases in 1 codon) translates to QILKKHTKEKHEHSVQMWGKAAIGLYLWEHVFEGTLDPPDVTAQWREGQLIVGRTQYSFITGPGVVPGYFSIDVDNVVLVLNGREKAKISHATQWLLYAQNLMQTQKLQHLAVVLLGNEYCDNDWIMQFLKRNGGFVDLLFITYDSPWINGTDVFQWPLGVATYRKFPVVEASWSMLHDERPYICNFLGTVYENSSRQALMNILKQDGSDKLCWVSAREQWQPQETNESLKNYQDALLQSDLTLCPVGVNTECYRIYEACSFGSIPVVEDVMTAGHCGNMSSHHSTPLQLLKAMGAPFIFIKDWKELPAILEKEKTXTLQEKIQRRKMLLHWYQHFKTELKWKFTNILESSFFINNKG